A single genomic interval of Roseomonas aeriglobus harbors:
- a CDS encoding MobA/MobL family protein → MTTLYHDRPFNIRYPVRELSGRYAPELLRTHRTAKASWLYINRQHGIDDYGPTPDWSRRDDLVAVGRCGPQRANIPSLEGIKLWIQADRHAVMYRPDEPVCAHAVGSLPLQEGADGWRNLVEGFCEDHLSSQGMVVDWAIHHRTGDEKTPEILPHVHLLIAMRVFDPAHADLGRLRQTWVRTERARKALTEKWWAHSGLFPRSYSL, encoded by the coding sequence ATGACGACGCTCTACCACGATCGTCCCTTCAACATCCGCTATCCGGTGCGCGAACTCAGCGGACGCTATGCGCCCGAGCTGCTTCGAACGCATCGTACCGCGAAGGCAAGCTGGCTCTACATCAATCGGCAGCATGGCATCGATGATTACGGCCCGACGCCTGACTGGTCGCGCCGAGACGACCTCGTCGCGGTCGGGCGTTGCGGGCCGCAGCGCGCCAATATTCCGTCACTCGAGGGGATCAAACTGTGGATACAGGCAGACCGGCACGCCGTGATGTATCGCCCTGACGAGCCGGTTTGCGCGCACGCGGTGGGTTCGCTGCCGTTGCAAGAAGGCGCGGACGGCTGGCGCAACCTCGTAGAAGGCTTCTGCGAAGACCATCTTTCCAGCCAAGGCATGGTGGTTGATTGGGCCATCCATCATCGAACCGGAGACGAAAAAACGCCCGAGATTCTACCGCATGTTCATCTGCTGATAGCGATGAGGGTGTTTGACCCTGCGCACGCTGATCTTGGCCGCCTTCGGCAGACGTGGGTTCGCACTGAACGGGCCCGCAAAGCGCTGACTGAAAAATGGTGGGCACATAGCGGACTATTTCCACGTAGCTATAGTCTGTAA